From a single Collibacillus ludicampi genomic region:
- a CDS encoding methyl-accepting chemotaxis protein — translation MKRGVKGLFSFNVKTRLMLSFAIILVIPSLVLGWFSYYTAKNKIATQIQQSADENVKLINQTLDQMINAKIQDVNFFSQRIKGNEFNGQESPLVREQLNAYQKLHPELLSTYVGTSTGLMIQSPKMEIPSGYDPRKRPWYQEAMKQKGSVIITEPYVDAMTGQIVVTIAKSLEDGSGVAAVDLELQHLSELVKQVKIGQNGYAFILDKMSKVIVHPTMKPGTQATGNQSDVMYKQDSGVFDYLYEGQQKYMDFVTNQTTGWKIATTWFADEITAASSSILYTTQAVILVSLLAGALIVWLIIRSISRRFKELNEAAEKISQGDLTETIHVKANHEFDKLAMSFNHMIASLREIIAQVRETADHVASSSGELRASAEQTSKATEQVAMAIQEVANGTENQTHSAEESAKAMGEMAAGISRIAESSSIVSEVASEAMLQAEEGNRFVQNTVKQMNSISTSVKQSEESILLLAERAQAIGKIVEMITNIADQTSLLALNAAIEAARAGESGRGFAVVADEVRKLAEQTAESTRQITHLIEETQKDTKASVEYMGQVKKEVESGLSVAQETEQKFSLIFESMNRIAEQIQEVSTTAQQLSAGSQQVAASVEEMARVSQETAAHSQNVAAITEEQLASMEEIGSAAESLETIVEELQNLMQKFKL, via the coding sequence TTGAAAAGAGGGGTAAAGGGTTTATTTTCGTTCAATGTGAAAACAAGATTGATGCTATCTTTTGCCATCATCTTGGTGATCCCAAGCTTGGTGCTTGGATGGTTCTCTTATTACACGGCGAAAAATAAAATAGCGACACAGATACAACAATCAGCCGATGAAAATGTCAAATTAATCAATCAGACGTTGGATCAAATGATCAATGCGAAAATCCAGGATGTCAATTTCTTTTCCCAGAGGATCAAGGGGAATGAATTCAATGGACAGGAAAGCCCGCTTGTCCGCGAACAATTAAATGCCTATCAAAAGCTTCATCCTGAATTGCTTTCTACATATGTGGGGACGTCTACCGGTTTAATGATCCAGTCTCCCAAAATGGAGATCCCCAGTGGGTACGATCCCAGAAAAAGGCCTTGGTACCAAGAGGCGATGAAGCAAAAAGGGAGCGTTATCATAACAGAACCTTACGTGGATGCGATGACCGGTCAGATCGTGGTTACGATCGCCAAATCGCTTGAGGACGGATCGGGCGTCGCGGCGGTTGATCTCGAACTTCAACATTTGTCCGAGTTGGTCAAACAGGTGAAAATCGGGCAGAATGGATACGCTTTTATCTTGGACAAGATGAGCAAAGTGATCGTGCATCCGACCATGAAACCGGGAACCCAAGCTACGGGCAATCAGTCAGATGTAATGTACAAACAGGATTCCGGTGTGTTCGATTATCTTTATGAGGGTCAACAGAAATACATGGATTTCGTCACAAACCAAACGACGGGCTGGAAGATCGCTACCACATGGTTTGCGGACGAAATTACCGCAGCCTCATCGTCGATCCTGTACACGACACAGGCTGTCATACTTGTTTCGCTGTTGGCCGGTGCTTTGATTGTCTGGCTGATCATTCGCTCGATTTCGCGCCGCTTTAAAGAATTGAACGAAGCTGCCGAGAAAATCAGTCAAGGGGATCTTACAGAAACGATCCATGTCAAGGCGAATCATGAGTTTGACAAACTGGCCATGAGCTTCAATCACATGATCGCATCTCTCCGCGAGATTATCGCCCAAGTAAGGGAAACGGCTGACCATGTGGCTTCTTCTTCCGGCGAGTTGAGAGCGAGCGCCGAACAAACGAGCAAGGCGACGGAACAGGTCGCCATGGCGATTCAAGAGGTAGCCAACGGCACGGAGAATCAGACGCACAGTGCCGAAGAGAGCGCCAAAGCGATGGGGGAAATGGCCGCAGGAATCAGCAGGATCGCTGAAAGTTCATCGATCGTTTCAGAGGTAGCGTCTGAGGCGATGCTGCAGGCGGAAGAAGGTAACCGTTTTGTTCAAAACACGGTTAAGCAGATGAATTCGATCAGCACCTCCGTGAAACAGTCGGAAGAATCGATTTTGTTATTGGCGGAACGTGCGCAAGCGATTGGAAAGATCGTCGAGATGATCACGAACATCGCTGATCAGACCAGTTTGCTCGCACTCAATGCGGCGATTGAGGCGGCAAGAGCAGGAGAATCGGGCCGCGGATTCGCCGTCGTCGCCGACGAGGTGAGAAAACTCGCTGAACAGACGGCAGAATCGACGAGACAGATCACCCATTTAATTGAAGAAACGCAAAAAGACACGAAAGCCTCAGTGGAATACATGGGACAAGTGAAAAAAGAAGTCGAATCGGGTCTCTCTGTGGCACAGGAAACGGAACAAAAATTCTCACTCATCTTCGAATCGATGAACCGAATCGCCGAACAAATTCAGGAGGTTTCCACTACCGCGCAACAACTTTCGGCCGGATCGCAACAAGTTGCCGCTTCCGTGGAAGAGATGGCACGCGTATCGCAAGAAACGGCGGCACATTCGCAAAATGTAGCGGCGATCACGGAAGAACAGTTGGCTTCGATGGAGGAAATCGGTTCCGCAGCCGAAAGTTTGGAAACCATCGTGGAAGAACTACAAAACCTCATGCAGAAGTTCAAATTGTAA